A stretch of Henckelia pumila isolate YLH828 chromosome 4, ASM3356847v2, whole genome shotgun sequence DNA encodes these proteins:
- the LOC140864777 gene encoding O-fucosyltransferase 31-like isoform X2, with the protein MHLNLLNGAMQRVIFDDYRSRVWSPLPDQGLKPCQDFSKSQNLPKRSRGYIQVFLDGGLNQQRMGICDAVAVAKILNVTLLIPYLEVNPVWKDSSSFTDIFDVDHFINALKDEVYIIKELPAEYSWSTREYYATGIRATRIKNAPVHASPSWYIEDVLPVIESYGIAAIAPFSHRLAFDDLHPDIQHLRCKVNFEALAFVPQITALAGALIDRLRNPLSAKRKGEHMNKLEGMNGIEAGKYIVLHLRFDKDMAAHSACDFGGGEAEKRALAKYRQVIWQGRVLNSQFKDDELRNQGRCPLTPEDIGLLLAALGFDNNTRLYLASHKVYGGEARISVLQKLFPLMEDKKSLLSADERALIDGKASLSAAVDYHVSMQSDVFISASPGNMHNALLGHRAYKNLKTIRPNMVLLGKLFLNQSMEWSDFQQAVADGHKNRQGQIRLRKKKQSIYTYPAPDCMCKGRLQRLFGGLTSLVQ; encoded by the exons ATGCACTTGAATTTACTGAATGGTGCTATGCAACGTGTGATT TTTGACGATTATAGATCGAGGGTGTGGTCTCCTTTACCTGATCAAGGGTTGAAGCCATGTCAGGACTTCTCCAAGTCTCAGA ATCTGCCCAAAAGATCCAGGGGTTATATTCAGGTGTTTCTCGACGGAGGACTGAATCAACAGAGAATGGGG ATTTGTGATGCCGTCGCCGTTGCTAAGATATTAAATGTTACACTGTTGATCCCATACCTTGAAGTGAATCCTGTGTGGAAAGACTCAAG TTCTTTCACAGATATATTTGATGTCGATCATTTCATCAATGCTCTGAAGGATGAAGTTTATATAATTAAAGAACTACCAGCTGAATACTCTTGGAGCACCAGGGAATATTATGCAACTGGCATTCGAGCTACTAGGATAAAAAATGCACCAGTTCATGCATCTCCGTCATGGTATATAGAGGATGTTCTCCCTGTAATAGAGAG TTATGGGATAGCTGCTATTGCCCCTTTCTCTCATCGATTGGCGTTCGATGATTTGCATCCAGACATTCAGCACCTCCGTTGTAAAGTTAACTTTGAAGCATTAGCTTTTGTTCCCCAAATCACGGCATTGGCAGGGGCTCTCATTGATCGTCTACGAAACCCTCTGAGTGCAAAGAGAAAGGGAGAGCACATGAACAAGCTGGAGGGTATGAATGGCATAGAAGCCGGAAAGTATATTGTATTACATCTTCGCTTTGATAAA GATATGGCTGCACATTCAGCTTGTGATTTTGGTGGGGGGGAAGCTGAAAAACGCGCTCTAGCAAAATACCGTCAAGTGATTTGGCAGGGTAGGGTTCTCAATTCTCAGTTCAAAGATGACGAATTAAGAAATCAAGGACGCTGTCCATTGACTCCCGAAGATATTGGACTCTTGTTGGCTGCTTTAGGATTCGACAACAACACTCGCCTATATCTTGCCTCACACAAG GTATATGGGGGAGAGGCTAGGATCTCAGTCCTCCAAAAATTATTCCCCCTAATGGAGGATAAGAAAAGCCTTCTGTCAGCTGATGAGCGTGCTCTAATTGACGGAAAAGCTTCTTTATCGGCTGCTGTAGATTATCATGTGAGTATGCAGAGTGACGTATTCATATCTGCTTCTCCGGGAAATATGCACAATGCACTG TTGGGCCATCGAGCATACAAGAATTTAAAGACTATAAGGCCTAATATGGTGTTACTTGGGAAGCTCTTCCTCAATCAGAGTATGGAATGGTCTGATTTCCAACAAGCGGTGGCTGATGGGCACAAGAACAGACAAGGGCAGATCCGGTTGAGAAAGAAAAAGCAATCCATTTACACATATCCGGCTCCTGATTGCATGTGTAAGGGCCGACTGCAACGACTATTTGGAGGGCTTACTTCCTTGGTACAATGA
- the LOC140864777 gene encoding O-fucosyltransferase 31-like isoform X3, with the protein MFDDYRSRVWSPLPDQGLKPCQDFSKSQNLPKRSRGYIQVFLDGGLNQQRMGICDAVAVAKILNVTLLIPYLEVNPVWKDSSSFTDIFDVDHFINALKDEVYIIKELPAEYSWSTREYYATGIRATRIKNAPVHASPSWYIEDVLPVIESYGIAAIAPFSHRLAFDDLHPDIQHLRCKVNFEALAFVPQITALAGALIDRLRNPLSAKRKGEHMNKLEGMNGIEAGKYIVLHLRFDKDMAAHSACDFGGGEAEKRALAKYRQVIWQGRVLNSQFKDDELRNQGRCPLTPEDIGLLLAALGFDNNTRLYLASHKVYGGEARISVLQKLFPLMEDKKSLLSADERALIDGKASLSAAVDYHVSMQSDVFISASPGNMHNALLGHRAYKNLKTIRPNMVLLGKLFLNQSMEWSDFQQAVADGHKNRQGQIRLRKKKQSIYTYPAPDCMCKGRLQRLFGGLTSLVQ; encoded by the exons ATG TTTGACGATTATAGATCGAGGGTGTGGTCTCCTTTACCTGATCAAGGGTTGAAGCCATGTCAGGACTTCTCCAAGTCTCAGA ATCTGCCCAAAAGATCCAGGGGTTATATTCAGGTGTTTCTCGACGGAGGACTGAATCAACAGAGAATGGGG ATTTGTGATGCCGTCGCCGTTGCTAAGATATTAAATGTTACACTGTTGATCCCATACCTTGAAGTGAATCCTGTGTGGAAAGACTCAAG TTCTTTCACAGATATATTTGATGTCGATCATTTCATCAATGCTCTGAAGGATGAAGTTTATATAATTAAAGAACTACCAGCTGAATACTCTTGGAGCACCAGGGAATATTATGCAACTGGCATTCGAGCTACTAGGATAAAAAATGCACCAGTTCATGCATCTCCGTCATGGTATATAGAGGATGTTCTCCCTGTAATAGAGAG TTATGGGATAGCTGCTATTGCCCCTTTCTCTCATCGATTGGCGTTCGATGATTTGCATCCAGACATTCAGCACCTCCGTTGTAAAGTTAACTTTGAAGCATTAGCTTTTGTTCCCCAAATCACGGCATTGGCAGGGGCTCTCATTGATCGTCTACGAAACCCTCTGAGTGCAAAGAGAAAGGGAGAGCACATGAACAAGCTGGAGGGTATGAATGGCATAGAAGCCGGAAAGTATATTGTATTACATCTTCGCTTTGATAAA GATATGGCTGCACATTCAGCTTGTGATTTTGGTGGGGGGGAAGCTGAAAAACGCGCTCTAGCAAAATACCGTCAAGTGATTTGGCAGGGTAGGGTTCTCAATTCTCAGTTCAAAGATGACGAATTAAGAAATCAAGGACGCTGTCCATTGACTCCCGAAGATATTGGACTCTTGTTGGCTGCTTTAGGATTCGACAACAACACTCGCCTATATCTTGCCTCACACAAG GTATATGGGGGAGAGGCTAGGATCTCAGTCCTCCAAAAATTATTCCCCCTAATGGAGGATAAGAAAAGCCTTCTGTCAGCTGATGAGCGTGCTCTAATTGACGGAAAAGCTTCTTTATCGGCTGCTGTAGATTATCATGTGAGTATGCAGAGTGACGTATTCATATCTGCTTCTCCGGGAAATATGCACAATGCACTG TTGGGCCATCGAGCATACAAGAATTTAAAGACTATAAGGCCTAATATGGTGTTACTTGGGAAGCTCTTCCTCAATCAGAGTATGGAATGGTCTGATTTCCAACAAGCGGTGGCTGATGGGCACAAGAACAGACAAGGGCAGATCCGGTTGAGAAAGAAAAAGCAATCCATTTACACATATCCGGCTCCTGATTGCATGTGTAAGGGCCGACTGCAACGACTATTTGGAGGGCTTACTTCCTTGGTACAATGA
- the LOC140864777 gene encoding O-fucosyltransferase 31-like isoform X1 gives MKSKIFAFCPLLFLLLPNFFPSLFSPLSRAFPSLLSEWNAPKPMHLNLLNGAMQRVIFDDYRSRVWSPLPDQGLKPCQDFSKSQNLPKRSRGYIQVFLDGGLNQQRMGICDAVAVAKILNVTLLIPYLEVNPVWKDSSSFTDIFDVDHFINALKDEVYIIKELPAEYSWSTREYYATGIRATRIKNAPVHASPSWYIEDVLPVIESYGIAAIAPFSHRLAFDDLHPDIQHLRCKVNFEALAFVPQITALAGALIDRLRNPLSAKRKGEHMNKLEGMNGIEAGKYIVLHLRFDKDMAAHSACDFGGGEAEKRALAKYRQVIWQGRVLNSQFKDDELRNQGRCPLTPEDIGLLLAALGFDNNTRLYLASHKVYGGEARISVLQKLFPLMEDKKSLLSADERALIDGKASLSAAVDYHVSMQSDVFISASPGNMHNALLGHRAYKNLKTIRPNMVLLGKLFLNQSMEWSDFQQAVADGHKNRQGQIRLRKKKQSIYTYPAPDCMCKGRLQRLFGGLTSLVQ, from the exons ATGAAGAGCAAAATATTTGCATTTTGCCCCCTCTTATTCCTCCTCCTTCCGAACTTTTTCCCTTCCCTCTTCTCTCCCTTGTCCCGTGCGTTTCCTTCACTCCTCTCC gaATGGAATGCTCCGAAGCCCATGCACTTGAATTTACTGAATGGTGCTATGCAACGTGTGATT TTTGACGATTATAGATCGAGGGTGTGGTCTCCTTTACCTGATCAAGGGTTGAAGCCATGTCAGGACTTCTCCAAGTCTCAGA ATCTGCCCAAAAGATCCAGGGGTTATATTCAGGTGTTTCTCGACGGAGGACTGAATCAACAGAGAATGGGG ATTTGTGATGCCGTCGCCGTTGCTAAGATATTAAATGTTACACTGTTGATCCCATACCTTGAAGTGAATCCTGTGTGGAAAGACTCAAG TTCTTTCACAGATATATTTGATGTCGATCATTTCATCAATGCTCTGAAGGATGAAGTTTATATAATTAAAGAACTACCAGCTGAATACTCTTGGAGCACCAGGGAATATTATGCAACTGGCATTCGAGCTACTAGGATAAAAAATGCACCAGTTCATGCATCTCCGTCATGGTATATAGAGGATGTTCTCCCTGTAATAGAGAG TTATGGGATAGCTGCTATTGCCCCTTTCTCTCATCGATTGGCGTTCGATGATTTGCATCCAGACATTCAGCACCTCCGTTGTAAAGTTAACTTTGAAGCATTAGCTTTTGTTCCCCAAATCACGGCATTGGCAGGGGCTCTCATTGATCGTCTACGAAACCCTCTGAGTGCAAAGAGAAAGGGAGAGCACATGAACAAGCTGGAGGGTATGAATGGCATAGAAGCCGGAAAGTATATTGTATTACATCTTCGCTTTGATAAA GATATGGCTGCACATTCAGCTTGTGATTTTGGTGGGGGGGAAGCTGAAAAACGCGCTCTAGCAAAATACCGTCAAGTGATTTGGCAGGGTAGGGTTCTCAATTCTCAGTTCAAAGATGACGAATTAAGAAATCAAGGACGCTGTCCATTGACTCCCGAAGATATTGGACTCTTGTTGGCTGCTTTAGGATTCGACAACAACACTCGCCTATATCTTGCCTCACACAAG GTATATGGGGGAGAGGCTAGGATCTCAGTCCTCCAAAAATTATTCCCCCTAATGGAGGATAAGAAAAGCCTTCTGTCAGCTGATGAGCGTGCTCTAATTGACGGAAAAGCTTCTTTATCGGCTGCTGTAGATTATCATGTGAGTATGCAGAGTGACGTATTCATATCTGCTTCTCCGGGAAATATGCACAATGCACTG TTGGGCCATCGAGCATACAAGAATTTAAAGACTATAAGGCCTAATATGGTGTTACTTGGGAAGCTCTTCCTCAATCAGAGTATGGAATGGTCTGATTTCCAACAAGCGGTGGCTGATGGGCACAAGAACAGACAAGGGCAGATCCGGTTGAGAAAGAAAAAGCAATCCATTTACACATATCCGGCTCCTGATTGCATGTGTAAGGGCCGACTGCAACGACTATTTGGAGGGCTTACTTCCTTGGTACAATGA